The Etheostoma spectabile isolate EspeVRDwgs_2016 chromosome 1, UIUC_Espe_1.0, whole genome shotgun sequence genome has a segment encoding these proteins:
- the dldh gene encoding delta-like protein D codes for MGRLCLLLVVTLSLLTCQVLCSGMFELKLQEFLNKKGIPGNSNCCPGGSAHPQGQHQQCECKTFFRVCLKHYQANVSPEPPCTYGGAVTPVLGSNSFQVPETNAESFTNPIRFPFGFTWPGTFSLIIEALHTDSLDDLTTDNPERLISRITTQRHLTVGEEWSKDMQTSGRTELRYSYRFLCDEHYYGEGCSVFCRPRDDAFGHFTCGERGEIICNSGWKGHYCTEPICLPGCDEEHGFCEKPGECKCRVGFSGRYCDDCIRYPGCLHGTCQQPWQCNCQEGWGGLFCNQDLNYCTHHKPCLNGATCTNTGQGSYTCSCLPGYTGASCEIQVNECSGNPCRNGGSCTDNDNGYKCTCPPGFYGNNCELSANTCADGPCFNGGRCADNPEGGYFCQCPMGYAGFNCEKKIDHCSSNPCLNGAECVDLVNSYLCQCPEGFSGPSCEDSSSVSGYCLSFPCQNGGTCQEGVNSYTCTCPPGYTGENCSTPISRCHHNPCHNGATCHERGGRYVCACVPGYGGHNCQFLLPEAPRGQPVVDGPDRRYSSLESENIEDEEDDDSGFPWTAVCAGVFFVLVILIGCSVLVVYIRVKLQESHSHHSDSVHSESHETMNNLTTTNNCLRSDKELGTMMTTSIKNTNKKADYHSDLSGSLGGLSGISGLNGSEKNGFKTRYPSVEYNLVHELLPEELPLCKEEECDEPVVNCDMLDESNSEESYRKRRNSDASETKQVEESPGCSEVKYQSSSELNYHAASGLKYHSTSDVKCQSTSDVECHSPSDSRYQCTNDTKYQSVYVMSDQKDECIIATEV; via the exons ATGGGACGCCTGTGTCTGCTCCTGGTTGTCACTCTCTCCCTGCTCACCTGCCAG gTTTTGTGCTCCGGAATGTTTGAGCTGAAGCTGCAGGAGTTTCTCAACAAGAAAGGGATACCGGGGAACTCCAACTGCTGCCCCGGTGGCTCTGCTCATCCGCAAGGCCAGCACCAGCAGTGTGAGTGCAAGACTTTCTTTCGGGTTTGTCTGAAGCATTACCAGGCCAACGTCTCCCCCGAGCCTCCCTGCACCTACGGCGGTGCTGTGACTCCCGTCCTCGGCTCCAACTCCTTCCAGGTGCCGGAGACCAACGCGGAGAGCTTCACCAACCCAATCCGCTTCCCCTTTGGCTTCACATGGCCG gGGACGTTTTCACTGATCATTGAAGCTCTGCACACTGACTCCCTGGACGACCTGACAACAG ACAACCCGGAGCGTCTGATCAGTAGGATCACCACTCAGCGTCACCTCACTGTGGGAGAAGAGTGGTCCAAAGATATGCAGACAAGTGGCAGAACTGAGCTGCGTTACTCCTACCGCTTCCTGTGTGATGAGCACTACTATGGCGAAGGCTGCTCTGTCTTTTGCCGGCCCAGAGACGATGCTTTTGGCCACTTCACCTGCGGTGAGCGCGGGGAGATCATATGCAACTCTGGCTGGAAGGGACATTACTGCACTGAAC CAATCTGTCTTCCTGGCTGTGATGAAGAACACGGCTTTTGTGAGAAACCTGGAGAGTGCAA GTGTCGTGTGGGCTTCAGTGGGCGTTACTGTGATGACTGTATCCGTTACCCAGGCTGCCTTCATGGCACCTGCCAACAGCCCTGGCAATGTAACTGTCAGGAAGGATGGGGTGGTCTCTTCTGCAATCAGG ATCTGAACTATTGTACACACCATAAGCCCTGTCTTAATGGAGCCACCTGTACCAACACAGGTCAGGGCAGCTACACTTGCTCCTGTCTGCCTGGATACACAGGTGCCAGCTGTGAAATCCAGGTCAACGAGTGTTCTGGAAACCCCTGTCGCAACGGAGGCAGCTGCACT GACAATGATAACGGCTATAAGTGCACTTGCCCACCTGGTTTCTATGGCAACAACTGTGAGTTAAGTGCCAATACCTGTGCAGATGGGCCATGCTTCAATGGCGGGCGTTGCGCAGACAACCCTGAAGGTGGCTACTTCTGTCAGTGCCCTATGGGATACGCTGGCTTCAACTGCGAGAAGAAAATTGACCACTGCTCTTCCAACCCCTGTTTGAATG GTGCAGAATGTGTGGATCTAGTGAACTCCTACCTCTGTCAGTGTCCTGAAGGATTTTCAGGTCCTAGCTGTGAGGACAGCAGCAGTGTCTCTGGATACTGTCTGTCCTTCCCTTGTCAGAACGGTGGGACATGTCAGGAGGGAGTGAACAGCTACACCTGTACCTGTCCTCCAG GATATACGGGTGAAAACTGCAGCACCCCCATCTCCCGCTGCCATCACAACCCCTGCCACAATGGAGCAACCTGCCATGAGCGCGGTGGTCGTTATGTGTGCGCCTGTGTTCCTGGCTACGGTGGTCACAACTGCCAGTTCCTTTTACCAGAGGCTCCCAGGGGTCAGCCAGTGGTGGATGGACCGGATCGACGATATTCTTCCCTAGAAAGTGAAAATATTGAGGACGAGGAGGATGATGACAGTGGATTCCCCTGGACGGCTGTGTGTGCTGGTGTCTTCTTCGTTCTAGTGATCCTGATAGGCTGCTCAGTACTGGTGGTCTACATTCGGGTCAAACTGCAGGAGAGTCACAGTCACCACAGTGACAGTGTCCACAGCGAAAGCCACGAGACCATGAACAACCTGACGACCACCAACAATTGTCTCCGCAGTGACAAGGAACTGGGCACTATGATGACAACGTCcataaaaaacaccaacaagAAGGCGGATTACCATTCGGACCTCTCTGGATCACTGGGTGGTCTGAGTGGAATCAGCGGGCTCAACGGATCAGAGAAGAATGGCTTTAAGACTCGCTACCCCAGTGTGGAGTACAACCTGGTCCATGAGCTCCTGCCTGAGGAGCTGCCGCTGTGTAAAGAAGAGGAGTGTGATGAGCCAGTGGTTAATTGTGATATGCTGGATGAGTCCAACTCAGAGGAAAGCTACAGGAAGAGACGAAACAg TGACGcatcagaaacaaaacaagtagAAGAGTCACCAGGCTGCAGCGAAGTAAAATATCAGTCATCAAGCGAGTTGAACTATCACGCAGCAAGTGGTCTTAAATACCACTCAACCAGTGACGTCAAATGCCAGTCAACCAGTGATGTTGAATGCCACAGTCCCAGTGACAGCAGGTACCAGTGTACCAACGACACCAAATACCAGTCCGTCTATGTCATGTCGGACCAAAAAGATGAATGTATCATTGCTACAGAG gTATGA